The window ATGAAACGAGTTATAAAAATAATGTCAAAACAATAGAACAAAATATAAAAAAAATTGTGCCCTGCAATCTCACACAACTGGTTACGCCCAGCTTGACATGCAAAAATGGTTTCGCATAAATGCTCAAGCCATTAGAAAAAAATTGTGCCCTGCCATCTCACTCTGTTTCACCGAATCTACATAAGTAGAACCTCGAAGAGCTTAAGGGACAGGGCTCAAAGCAATAGAAATGATTACTAGTTTAAAATGATTTGGGTCAATTTAATCATAATTTTTTCTCAAGAAATATTCTTGATTCTTCCCACGCATTATTTTTTTCAACACCAACCAAATAAAATCCTGAAAGAATTGCAAAGCAAATCATGTTTTTATGTTTGTTACGAGTTTTTAATGTGATAGTTTCATAACCTTTTTTTCTAACAAATTCTTCTTGTTTTTTTGAAAGTAATTTTGCAATACCTTTTCTCCTATATTTAGGAATGACTCCACCCATCCAAGTATAAAAAGTTTTTTTATTAACTTCATACCCAATCTTAAAACCAACCAAGTTATCTCCCACATAAGCGATTAAAATTAAATGATTTTTGCCTTCCAATCTAGTAATGAAATCTTTAAGAACATAAGGCTCATCAAACTCAGGAATTTGAGAATTAACAAAACTTGCTTCTTTAATAGAACCAATTTTAATTACAATATCTTCGCTTGAAACTTCAGTCATAAAAATACTGAATGATTTCAAACATATAATTCTTTCTAAAAATTTTGTTTTAAATAATGTTTTAGTTATATATAAATAATAAAATATAATTAATAAGCAGAAGATTCTCAAATATATTCATTCTAAAGCAATCATTCAACAAACTAACAGTTTTTAAATGCGAAAGTCGTCGCTTAAATAAAATGAAAACAACAATTACAACAATCGCACTTCTCACCGCACTTGGAATTGGAATAAGTGAAGCACAAGCTGATGTAACTCCAACTTCTTTATCCCCTGAAGATGCAATAGCATCTGATGAACCAAAACATAGATTTGTAATTTCCCCACTATTTAATTATCGATGGGCACCTGAAAGTCCTGCAAATAAAGAATTTATGGCAGCAGATGTAGAATTACTCGATTCATTTGGGCTTACCGATTTTTTAAACGTAAGTGAACAATTACCTGCAATAGGCCTTGAAGTTGGATATGGACCAAATTTTCCACTTCTACTTCCAAGAGATGAATTAACCGCATTCGTTTCATTTTTATATTCATCATCAGCACTATTTGGAGAAGAAGTAACATCAAGAACATTTAGCCCAATTTTTGATCCACTACCACTTGATCATCCTGATGCAACTGCAACATTTACAAATCAACTTCACACATATGCTTCGATTGGAGCAGGATTTACTTATGCGCCACACCAAATTGGAAGTGAAAAAACAGTTATGTTTAGTCCAATAGTTGCATTTTATTTAGGTGCAGCATACAAAGATTTTGAAACAAGATCACACATACCACTAGATGCAGATTTAATCGGACAACCAATTAATGCAAATAGTCCAGATCTTCGATGGAAAGACATACTAAATCCAATGGGAGTATACGAAGATACACTTACCGTTACAAGAAGTAAAGGCTGGTCATATTGGTTAAAACCAGGAGTAGGATTTGACTTAAAAATAATTGATCAAATCAAACTTAGTTTTATTGCAGGATACATGTGGGAATTTTTCCCCGGACTCGAAATAGAACAAACAATGTATTTTAATGGGGAACCGCAAGAAACAAAAAAAGTAGAAATTGATGACACTTTACACGGACCATATGTAGAAGCAAAAATTGGATGGGAATACAAATTCTAATTTAATCTACACCCAAGTTACAGTTGTTTTAATTAAAAACAAAAAAAGAAAAAATATTTTTTTTATTCTTCTAAATATTCAATACTAATGTTTCGCTTAGTGATTGATTCATTATGACAAAGAGCATACCACTCAAAGATTTGTTCATTCTTTAAAGTATGAGTTTCTGTATCAAAATCTTCAATCAAAGTCTCATTTAAATAACAATTAGTTGTTAACTTAACTTTTGCATCATCACCAAAATTTACGATAACCCAGAGTTCTTGACTTCCAGAAAGTTTACCCGGAACACTACTAATAGTATTACCAACTTTTCTTGCAACAACATTATAATCAAGTTCAACAGTTAAATTTTCTTCAACAGACTCGTTAGACTCAACCATAATTACTGGCTCATTAACAGTTTCTAACTCAACAGTTTCTGCATCAAGCGTACAACCAATAACAAAAACTGAAAGCAAAACAATAGCTACAATTAATAATAATCTCATTTTAACAAATTAATAATTCTTAAGTTTATAATAGTTTGGTAACTACTAATTGTAACGTTTTCGATTTAATCATCTTAAACTTTATCACACTTAAAACAATAATAATTAATTTAAAAAAAATTTGTAACTCGTTACCACTCCATAACAGAAAAACTTATAATGGTTAATGCGAAATTAAAAAAAGATAATATGAGAAACATAAGACGAACAATTCAACCTGGCGGCGGCAAACCCATCATTAGACCGCATGACCTTGAAGATAAAACAAGACACAGCATATTAGTCGTAGCCTCAGAACACGACATAACTGATCATTATACCCAATACTTGTATCCAGAAGGATATGAACGAATATATACTGCCAGCAGCGTTTTAGAAGCTCAAGATATTCTTGAAAGAACAATTCCCGACATAACTATTGTCGACTTAGATCGAAGATTTGAAGGTCCCGTAACAGGCATTGAATTAATAGAACAAATTGTAATGGACTGGGATGTTCCCACAAATTTTTTAGTTGTTAGCGAAGATGTTGACACAATTACAACTGCAACCGATCAGTGGGCAATGGATTATATTTTAGCACCATTTGGACCACAAAACTTATGCTTAAGAGTAAAAAAATCAATTGTAGATTCAATCATTAGAAAAGGCTCAACAACAGATTTACTAACTGGCCTCACCAATAAACAAGTATTTCTTGATCAATTACACAGAGAAATAAGCGGATTTCACAGAGATCCAAGTGAACCAGTATCAGTAGTTAGTTATGATATAGATCGGTTTAAAAGAATAAATGATACATACGGCCACGTAGAAGGAGATCGAGTTTTAATTGAAGTTGGAGCTCAAGCAAGAAGAATTCTGAGAGCAAAAGATATTAAGTCAAGATGTGGTGGCGAAGAATTTGGAGTATTAATGGCAGGAACACCATTCAAATTTGCAAACTTAGGATATAATCGATTTGCAGATTATTTTAGATCTAACCCTCAAAGATTAAGACAAAATGGAGGCCATGTTGACGAAATAATAACTTTTAGTGCAGGAATTGCAACACTTACTGAAGAAATATACTGCAACCAATTAGCAAAAATGTATGATTTAAAAACTGATGAAGGCGTGCGCGAAGTTGCGGAAAGAATGCTTGAGTGCGCAGATAAAGGATTATACTTTGTAAAAAAAAATGGACGAACTGGAGTCTATGAAGAAAACGCATTTGCATTACTTGACGAAATATTAGGCAATTAGAATCAATAATTAGCAATCTCAACTCACTTTTTTCTAAAAAAAAATAATAAAAACTACCTAAATTTAAACCCATAAAGCTTTATGAAGCTTTACACAAGTGTCTTTATTAATAATTTCTACCTAACTTTATGATGCTTAGAACTTCCTCTGCCACTCCCTTTTTTTTGTTAAACGTTGGCAAGCATCAAAAATTAGCCAAAATTGGCAAGTTTAAATGTATAGTCTAGAGTAGATAAATATTTAAATAACGACTGATACTATTCAACAATAATAAAAAATAGGGGTGGCGCATTTTTTAGGGTTAAAAACGATCAAATCAGCCTTAAAAAACGCATTTGAGAAGTAAACACTGGCTAGAGCTAGAATTATCCTTTTCACAATTATATAACTAATAAATAATTATTAGGGGGTCTTTAATATGACAAAAAATATGTTTATTTGCTTGTTTACGTTAATACTACTTGTTTTTAGCGTAGTTTCTGTTTCAGCAGCACCAAGCTTAAATGATTATCCAGACATTTTCAAACAAGGAAATGATGTGGAAGTAAATATCATCGCACCAGACAATGCAGATTATTTAGATATGGGAGCTGCATATTCTCTACGAAATACAATCAAAGCACAGAATAATTGTTCTGATGTAAATGTTGACTGTGAAGTTAGAGTATATGGCGCAGATCATGCAGATATTCCTTTAGGAAATGCAATCTGGTTAGGAAATGATTGTAATAATCACTTCATCACTGCGTTTATTCCAGGAGCTTGTCCAAACGGTCAAAGTGTTTTAGAACAAATGCCAGAATCCATGGTCTTATTAGACAATGTTGGCGGCCAACAAGTATTATTAATCCTAGGAGCAACACAATACGATTACTTATTAGGAGAACAACTAATTGAAAAATACCAAAATTTTTCTAGTTATTTAACAGATGACGCATTTATTCTATCAGATATGTTTTTGGACACACTAAAAATTTATCCATCAGATAATGCATCTGCTCAAGAACTAACACTTGAAAAAGCACATTCACTAAGTGTTTCAACTAACTTCAAAGTTCTAAATAACAATACACTAAATGTAGGGGATTTCTCAGTTGAATTAACAAATTTAACAATGGGAAATGAAGTAATTGATGCTAGTACTCAAGCAACATTTAACACCAACAAATTTAGTTTAAACGGACTTGAAGAAAAAGAAATTAGTTTAACCCTTATTGTTCCTGATCTACAAAAAGCAGGAGATTATACTGGAGATATTCTATTCAAACATAAAGAAAATATTTATGTGAATTTACCAGTAACTTTGACTGTAACATCCACCCCCGATGTAGCAGTAAGTTATGTAACTCCTGACAATTTCTTACAAGGATCAACCCAAGAAATGCAATTAAGTATTGCAAATATTGGAAATGATGATATCATCGGAACATATGAAATGACTGATTTCATGAAAGGAAACGATCAATTATTATTTTATCCACAAAATGGAGCGTTCCCAATTTTTATTGATTACTTAAATCAAACAGATAATAAAAACGTTACTCTTGATTTAACATTCGTTGCAGCAAATGATCAACCTGTAGGAACATACAGTTCAGTAATGACATTAAATTACGAATTAAACAAAACAAAAACTGCAAACGTATATGTAACAATTCAAGAAGTAAATGATGCAATCACCATAACTCAAGAACCAAACACAGTATCAGTAAGTCAAGGAGATCAAACAACATTTAATGTTACTCTACAAAACTTAGGAAATATTGATGTAAGTGGAACTTATAGTATGAATGATAAATTCAAAAGCGGAGCAAATGAAATTAGC is drawn from Candidatus Woesearchaeota archaeon and contains these coding sequences:
- a CDS encoding GNAT family N-acetyltransferase — encoded protein: MTEVSSEDIVIKIGSIKEASFVNSQIPEFDEPYVLKDFITRLEGKNHLILIAYVGDNLVGFKIGYEVNKKTFYTWMGGVIPKYRRKGIAKLLSKKQEEFVRKKGYETITLKTRNKHKNMICFAILSGFYLVGVEKNNAWEESRIFLEKKL
- a CDS encoding diguanylate cyclase gives rise to the protein MRNIRRTIQPGGGKPIIRPHDLEDKTRHSILVVASEHDITDHYTQYLYPEGYERIYTASSVLEAQDILERTIPDITIVDLDRRFEGPVTGIELIEQIVMDWDVPTNFLVVSEDVDTITTATDQWAMDYILAPFGPQNLCLRVKKSIVDSIIRKGSTTDLLTGLTNKQVFLDQLHREISGFHRDPSEPVSVVSYDIDRFKRINDTYGHVEGDRVLIEVGAQARRILRAKDIKSRCGGEEFGVLMAGTPFKFANLGYNRFADYFRSNPQRLRQNGGHVDEIITFSAGIATLTEEIYCNQLAKMYDLKTDEGVREVAERMLECADKGLYFVKKNGRTGVYEENAFALLDEILGN